The Haloplanus salinarum genome includes a region encoding these proteins:
- a CDS encoding ribbon-helix-helix protein, CopG family: MGNKNKTISFRVNEDAFETLREIAEERDLSLSAVFRDYVDMLVAHDGQVRVVPEHEFDAATDDGADFPPTVEVPKSFVREHERLELEAEHLREQLDEHKRYVNHLRERLEESEEDVIQLEDLDGERDEPSYRLG; this comes from the coding sequence ATGGGCAACAAGAACAAGACCATCTCGTTTCGCGTCAACGAGGACGCGTTCGAGACCCTGCGCGAGATCGCCGAGGAGCGCGACCTCTCGCTTTCGGCGGTGTTTCGCGACTACGTCGACATGCTCGTTGCCCACGACGGCCAGGTCCGGGTCGTCCCCGAACACGAGTTCGACGCCGCGACGGACGACGGCGCCGATTTCCCGCCGACCGTCGAGGTGCCAAAGAGCTTCGTCCGCGAGCACGAACGCCTCGAACTCGAAGCCGAACACCTCCGGGAACAACTCGACGAGCACAAACGCTACGTCAACCACCTGCGGGAACGCCTGGAGGAGAGCGAGGAAGACGTCATCCAACTCGAAGACCTGGACGGCGAGCGCGACGAACCGTCCTACCGGTTAGGCTGA
- a CDS encoding DUF5814 domain-containing protein yields the protein MAITDKVYLKNHRQIVSQLDTSIPKGAFKGATMEVLYSGDGLSKLDDATRDRLLDFATDFLDCEDPDDLYTGYPERQFVRYLLELRAQGLGPDAIVDVMSDEYMLYAYPGDVLSFLDRAVRRLEAVESLAAVEGDDEMESRARKARRTLSA from the coding sequence GTGGCCATCACCGACAAGGTCTATCTGAAGAACCACCGCCAGATCGTCTCCCAGCTGGATACGTCCATCCCCAAGGGGGCGTTCAAGGGGGCGACGATGGAGGTGCTCTACAGCGGCGACGGCCTCTCGAAACTCGACGACGCGACCCGCGACCGACTGCTCGATTTCGCGACCGACTTCCTCGACTGCGAGGACCCCGACGACCTCTATACGGGCTATCCGGAGCGACAGTTCGTCCGCTACCTGCTGGAGCTTCGGGCCCAGGGACTCGGGCCGGACGCCATCGTCGACGTGATGAGCGACGAGTACATGCTCTACGCCTATCCGGGGGACGTCCTCTCCTTCCTGGATCGGGCGGTGCGGCGGCTGGAGGCGGTGGAGTCGTTGGCCGCCGTCGAGGGCGACGACGAGATGGAATCACGCGCCCGCAAGGCGCGTCGGACCCTGTCAGCCTAA
- a CDS encoding AI-2E family transporter, giving the protein MDERRAIVALFGLLVTAVIAYMAYRFVAALTVAVFIYYSTRRFYRALGRLRLPKRVRAVTVILLLALPLLLLLSYTLVLLVTETRRFVDTYPVIETAAANVAWLEGLEDLPSLSFESVVEAYRAGRFDAIIDFLVENAALLTSAITGFFLNLFIVIVVSYYLLIDGSKFYGWLERFDDDAIVREFLEAADRELEAILFGNLLNVIAIALIGVGAFKGYNALAPAAVQVPYPALAGVLTGVASLIPVVGMKIVYVPITAAMSIPLVLDSEYSLLVYVAAFLAVAVVVVDTIPDLVLRPYLSGERTHVGLLMLAYIFGPVIFGFYGLFFAPVVLALGVTFAHTALPRLLGGDDAVDATLPPDQRRLDEF; this is encoded by the coding sequence ATGGACGAACGTCGCGCTATCGTCGCCCTCTTCGGTCTCCTCGTCACCGCCGTCATCGCCTACATGGCGTATCGGTTCGTCGCCGCCCTCACCGTCGCCGTGTTCATCTACTACTCGACCCGGCGGTTCTACCGGGCCCTCGGACGGCTTCGACTCCCCAAGCGGGTCCGGGCGGTGACCGTGATACTCCTGCTTGCACTCCCCTTGCTCCTGTTGCTCAGCTACACCCTCGTCCTCCTGGTCACCGAGACTCGTCGGTTCGTCGACACGTATCCGGTCATCGAGACGGCCGCCGCGAACGTGGCGTGGCTGGAGGGGCTGGAGGACCTGCCCAGCCTCTCCTTCGAGAGCGTCGTCGAGGCGTACCGTGCCGGACGGTTCGACGCGATCATCGACTTCCTCGTGGAGAACGCCGCCCTCCTGACGAGCGCCATCACGGGCTTTTTCCTCAACCTGTTCATCGTCATCGTCGTCAGCTACTACCTCCTGATCGACGGCTCGAAGTTCTACGGCTGGCTGGAACGGTTCGACGACGACGCCATCGTCCGGGAGTTCCTGGAGGCGGCGGACCGCGAACTCGAGGCCATCCTCTTTGGCAACCTCCTGAACGTCATCGCCATCGCCCTCATCGGTGTCGGCGCGTTCAAGGGGTACAACGCGCTCGCGCCCGCGGCGGTCCAGGTGCCGTATCCGGCGCTCGCGGGCGTGCTCACGGGCGTCGCGAGCCTCATCCCGGTCGTCGGGATGAAGATCGTCTACGTCCCCATCACCGCCGCGATGTCGATCCCCCTCGTCCTCGACTCCGAGTACTCCCTGCTCGTGTACGTCGCCGCCTTCCTGGCCGTGGCGGTCGTCGTCGTCGACACCATCCCGGACCTCGTGCTCCGGCCGTATCTCAGCGGCGAGCGTACCCACGTCGGTCTGCTGATGCTCGCGTACATCTTCGGCCCGGTCATCTTCGGTTTCTACGGGCTCTTTTTCGCCCCCGTCGTCCTCGCACTTGGGGTGACTTTCGCCCACACGGCACTTCCCCGACTGCTCGGCGGCGACGACGCCGTCGACGCCACGCTGCCGCCGGACCAGCGTCGCCTCGACGAGTTCTGA
- a CDS encoding M50 family metallopeptidase — translation MRGIRIGSAFGIPIKLDLTFLLVLPLFAWLIGADVGNLVTVLNDVLGAAMPVDTLTVGSVPWLLGAAAATGLFVCVLLHEFGHSLVAMQYGYEIDSITLWLFGGVARFAEMPENWKQEFTIAVAGPLVSIALGVLSYLAFLVVPGSLPTVQFVLAYLAMTNVALAVFNMLPGFPMDGGRVLRALLARTRPHAQATQIAAEVGKLFAVVLAIVGLFANLFLIALAFFIYIGASSEAQQTVMKAAFQDVTVADVMTPAADLDTVTADTSLSALTDRMFRERHTGYPVLRAGSLVGMVTLDDTREVRDVERDAYRVEDVMATDLVTIAPGADAMDAISTMQREGVGRLPVVDDAGTLVGLISRSDLMTAFDIIRTRGTASGGETGFDRLSNDADFARR, via the coding sequence ATGCGCGGTATCCGCATCGGAAGCGCGTTCGGCATTCCGATCAAACTCGATCTGACCTTCCTCCTGGTCCTCCCGCTGTTCGCCTGGCTGATCGGGGCCGACGTGGGGAACCTGGTCACCGTCCTCAACGACGTCCTCGGGGCCGCGATGCCCGTCGATACGCTCACCGTGGGATCCGTCCCGTGGCTCCTCGGCGCCGCGGCGGCCACCGGCCTGTTCGTCTGTGTCCTCCTCCACGAGTTCGGTCACTCCCTGGTCGCCATGCAGTACGGCTACGAGATCGACTCGATCACCCTCTGGCTGTTCGGCGGCGTCGCGCGATTCGCGGAGATGCCCGAGAACTGGAAACAGGAGTTCACCATCGCCGTCGCCGGACCGCTCGTCAGCATCGCCCTCGGCGTCCTCTCCTATCTGGCCTTCCTCGTCGTCCCCGGGAGCCTCCCGACCGTCCAGTTCGTCCTGGCGTATCTCGCCATGACGAACGTGGCGCTGGCGGTCTTCAACATGCTCCCCGGGTTCCCGATGGACGGCGGGCGCGTCCTCCGGGCACTGCTCGCACGGACCCGCCCGCACGCCCAGGCCACCCAGATCGCCGCCGAGGTGGGCAAACTGTTCGCCGTCGTCCTCGCCATCGTCGGCCTGTTCGCCAACCTCTTTCTGATCGCGCTCGCCTTCTTCATCTACATCGGCGCGTCGAGCGAGGCCCAGCAGACGGTGATGAAGGCGGCGTTCCAGGACGTCACCGTCGCCGACGTCATGACGCCCGCGGCGGATCTGGACACCGTCACGGCCGACACCTCGCTGTCGGCGCTCACGGATCGGATGTTCCGCGAGCGCCACACGGGCTATCCGGTGTTGCGCGCGGGGAGCCTCGTGGGGATGGTCACGCTCGACGACACGCGCGAGGTTCGCGACGTGGAACGGGACGCCTACCGCGTCGAGGACGTGATGGCGACCGACCTGGTGACCATCGCGCCGGGCGCGGACGCGATGGACGCCATCTCGACGATGCAACGGGAGGGTGTCGGTCGGCTGCCCGTCGTCGACGACGCCGGGACCCTCGTCGGCCTCATCTCCCGTTCGGACCTGATGACGGCGTTCGACATCATCCGGACCCGGGGGACGGCGTCCGGCGGCGAGACGGGATTCGACCGCCTGTCGAACGACGCCGACTTCGCACGGCGGTGA
- a CDS encoding inorganic diphosphatase, which translates to MFHDRDELPPSASRRSFLAGAGTVAGLSAVGRVGAVDADEQRVRQLDTGTNESMSYISDIDQHDDFPNTITAVSVAQMNSREKYEYREDPHRIILDRTLHSEVRYPGDYGFIPRTAMGDGDPLDVLVMLHSSLFPGCVLDVRPVAVVRMTDAGENDDKIVGVPADDPRWAHVSEVDDIPEHTREEIAEFFRTYKNLEPDGDIVVGGYDDSEAARGIISDANTRFHERG; encoded by the coding sequence ATGTTCCACGACCGAGACGAACTGCCACCGTCGGCGTCCCGTCGCTCCTTCCTGGCCGGTGCCGGTACGGTCGCCGGACTGTCCGCCGTCGGTCGGGTCGGTGCGGTCGACGCCGACGAGCAGCGAGTACGACAACTCGACACTGGAACGAACGAATCCATGAGCTACATCTCCGACATCGATCAGCACGACGACTTTCCGAACACGATCACCGCGGTTTCGGTCGCACAGATGAACAGCCGCGAGAAGTACGAATACCGCGAGGATCCACACCGGATCATCCTCGATCGGACCCTCCACAGCGAGGTTCGCTACCCCGGCGACTACGGGTTCATCCCGCGGACGGCCATGGGCGACGGCGACCCGCTCGACGTCCTGGTCATGCTCCACTCGTCGCTGTTCCCCGGCTGTGTCCTCGACGTGCGACCGGTCGCCGTGGTTCGGATGACCGACGCGGGCGAGAACGACGACAAGATCGTCGGCGTCCCCGCCGACGATCCGCGGTGGGCACACGTCTCCGAGGTCGACGACATCCCCGAACACACCCGCGAGGAGATCGCGGAGTTCTTCCGGACCTACAAGAACCTCGAACCGGACGGCGACATCGTCGTCGGCGGGTACGACGACAGCGAGGCTGCCCGGGGGATCATCTCCGACGCCAACACCCGGTTCCACGAACGGGGCTGA
- a CDS encoding cupin domain-containing protein has protein sequence MSEGSTTPVLKRSDEITYEPVDAADGLSKGVLLDEADGAPNFAIRRFTLDPGAEVPKHTNAVEHEQYVLSGEYVVGIDGEEHVVSAGDTLLIPAGVPHWYRNESNETGAFVCAVPNGDDTIELVD, from the coding sequence ATGAGTGAAGGGTCGACGACGCCGGTGCTCAAGCGAAGCGACGAGATCACGTACGAACCCGTCGACGCCGCCGACGGCCTCTCGAAGGGCGTCCTGCTCGACGAGGCGGACGGTGCGCCGAACTTCGCGATCCGTCGGTTCACCCTCGATCCCGGCGCCGAGGTGCCGAAACACACCAACGCGGTCGAACACGAACAGTACGTCCTCTCGGGGGAGTACGTGGTCGGAATCGACGGCGAGGAACACGTCGTCTCGGCGGGCGATACCCTCCTGATCCCCGCCGGCGTCCCCCACTGGTACCGCAACGAGAGCAACGAGACCGGCGCGTTCGTCTGTGCCGTCCCCAACGGCGACGACACCATCGAACTCGTCGACTGA
- a CDS encoding DEAD/DEAH box helicase, whose translation MSRQVGRVETLFLHGRDGDFLVAVTRDGERVFRAVLELKETDAGPRPGRFRLKRGSTEEPRDPSQFVELARRAERIRISQQTSPADRERLEAMLDGYQLDALTVRTCRYCASAGRYSPITEDTAIKADRDYICPDCAKQELDGELAYAGGLTGAAQDRLEDLLLEVQDLDRITDLLQGELDPDLTKFDEIGATVEDVDPVATADLDLHPKLKSQVTDRFETLLPVQSLSVRNGLLDGDDQLVVSATATGKTLVGELAGVDRALKGKGKLLFLVPLVALANQKEENFEERYGDLVDVTIRVGGSRVTDDGTRFDPSADVVVGTYEGIDHALRTGKDLGDVGTVVIDEVHTLKEGERGHRLDGMISRLKHYCEDRASTGGDYAGAQWIYLSATVGNPEWLAERLRARLIEFEERPVPIERHLTFADAQEKVRIENRLVRRAFDSKSSKGYRGQTIIFTNSRRRCHEISRKLEYDSAPYHAGLDYGQRKRVERQFGNQDLAAVVTTAALAAGVDFPASQVVFDTLAMGIEWLSVQEFEQMLGRAGRPDYHDQGVVYLLVEPDCAYHNSMEMTEDEVAFKLLKGEMEDVRTVYDLSAAAEETLANIAVAGKGAKRLNDRMLGDVPTTQAVGKLLEWDFIDGLTPTPLGRAVTRHFLAPDDAFAILDRIRKGMDPHEIVAELELRDED comes from the coding sequence GTGTCACGGCAGGTCGGACGCGTCGAGACGCTCTTCCTCCACGGTCGCGACGGCGACTTCCTGGTCGCCGTCACGCGCGACGGTGAACGTGTGTTTCGGGCGGTCCTCGAACTGAAGGAGACGGACGCCGGTCCGCGCCCGGGTCGCTTCCGGCTCAAACGCGGATCGACCGAGGAGCCACGCGACCCGAGCCAGTTCGTCGAACTCGCGCGCCGCGCCGAGCGCATCCGCATCTCCCAGCAGACGTCGCCCGCGGACCGCGAGCGTCTGGAGGCGATGCTCGACGGCTACCAACTGGACGCCCTGACGGTCCGAACCTGCCGATACTGTGCCTCGGCCGGGCGTTACTCGCCGATCACGGAGGACACCGCGATCAAGGCCGACCGGGATTACATCTGCCCGGACTGTGCGAAGCAGGAGCTCGACGGCGAACTCGCCTACGCCGGCGGCCTGACCGGCGCCGCACAGGACCGACTCGAGGACCTCCTGTTGGAGGTACAGGACCTCGACCGCATCACCGACCTCCTGCAGGGCGAACTCGATCCCGACCTCACGAAGTTCGACGAGATCGGGGCCACGGTCGAGGACGTCGACCCCGTCGCCACCGCCGACCTCGACCTCCACCCGAAGCTGAAATCCCAGGTGACGGACCGGTTCGAGACGCTCCTCCCGGTCCAGAGCCTCTCGGTACGCAACGGCCTGCTCGACGGCGACGACCAGCTCGTCGTGAGCGCGACGGCGACGGGCAAGACGCTCGTGGGCGAACTCGCCGGCGTCGACCGCGCGCTGAAGGGGAAGGGGAAGCTCCTCTTTCTGGTCCCCCTGGTCGCCCTCGCCAACCAGAAAGAGGAGAACTTCGAGGAGCGGTACGGCGACCTCGTCGACGTGACGATCCGGGTCGGCGGGAGCCGCGTCACCGACGACGGCACCCGCTTCGACCCCTCGGCGGACGTGGTCGTCGGCACCTACGAGGGGATCGACCACGCGCTCCGGACCGGGAAGGACCTCGGCGACGTCGGTACGGTCGTCATCGACGAGGTCCACACCCTGAAGGAGGGCGAACGCGGCCACCGCCTCGACGGGATGATCTCCCGGCTCAAACACTACTGCGAGGACCGGGCGTCGACCGGCGGCGACTACGCGGGCGCCCAGTGGATCTACCTCTCGGCGACGGTCGGCAACCCCGAGTGGCTCGCCGAGCGCCTCCGGGCCCGCCTCATCGAGTTCGAGGAGCGGCCGGTCCCCATCGAGCGACACCTCACCTTCGCGGACGCTCAGGAGAAGGTGCGGATCGAGAACCGGCTGGTGCGCCGGGCGTTCGACAGCAAGTCCTCGAAGGGGTATCGGGGACAGACCATCATCTTCACCAACTCCCGGCGGCGCTGTCACGAGATATCCCGGAAGCTGGAGTACGACTCGGCGCCGTACCACGCCGGCCTCGACTACGGGCAGCGCAAGCGCGTCGAGCGCCAGTTCGGGAACCAGGACCTCGCGGCCGTCGTCACGACGGCGGCGCTGGCCGCCGGCGTCGACTTCCCCGCCTCACAGGTCGTCTTCGACACCCTCGCGATGGGTATCGAGTGGCTCTCGGTCCAGGAGTTCGAGCAGATGCTCGGGCGGGCCGGCCGCCCCGACTACCACGACCAGGGCGTCGTCTACCTCCTGGTCGAGCCCGACTGCGCCTACCACAACAGCATGGAGATGACCGAAGACGAGGTGGCGTTCAAGCTGTTGAAAGGGGAGATGGAGGACGTCCGCACCGTCTACGACCTCTCGGCGGCCGCCGAGGAGACGCTGGCGAACATCGCCGTCGCGGGCAAGGGCGCAAAACGCCTCAACGACCGGATGCTCGGCGACGTGCCGACGACCCAGGCGGTCGGCAAACTGCTCGAGTGGGACTTCATCGACGGGCTGACGCCGACGCCCCTGGGGCGGGCGGTGACCCGCCACTTCCTCGCGCCCGACGACGCCTTCGCCATCCTCGACCGCATCCGCAAGGGGATGGATCCCCACGAAATCGTCGCCGAACTGGAACTCCGCGACGAGGACTAG
- a CDS encoding acyl-CoA thioesterase produces MSTFEYETEIRVRFRDVDAMHHVNNAVYATYLEQARVDYYADVLGVGLDDIDTVLVNLEIDYRSQIELDDTVTVAMGVRDIGKSSVTMGYEVRVGDRVAATAETVQVYVDSDGGGSRPLPADWVDRMESYRV; encoded by the coding sequence ATGTCCACCTTCGAGTACGAGACGGAGATACGGGTGCGCTTTCGCGACGTTGACGCCATGCACCACGTCAACAACGCCGTCTACGCCACCTACCTCGAACAGGCCCGGGTCGACTACTACGCCGACGTCCTCGGCGTCGGCCTCGACGACATCGACACCGTCCTCGTCAACCTCGAAATCGACTACCGGAGTCAGATCGAACTCGACGACACGGTGACCGTCGCCATGGGCGTCCGCGATATCGGGAAATCGAGCGTCACGATGGGGTACGAGGTCCGGGTCGGCGACCGGGTGGCCGCGACGGCCGAGACGGTCCAGGTGTACGTCGACTCCGACGGCGGCGGCTCGCGGCCGTTACCGGCCGACTGGGTGGACCGGATGGAGTCCTACCGCGTCTAG
- a CDS encoding DUF7511 domain-containing protein — MSNTTGSDGATTEVERDAEGRLRSVVVTYEGSADRRTLYPPDASEVERLTHWLTADAEAFDHLDEMR, encoded by the coding sequence ATGTCGAACACCACAGGCTCCGACGGCGCCACGACCGAGGTGGAGAGGGATGCGGAGGGGCGTCTCCGGTCGGTCGTCGTCACCTACGAGGGCTCCGCGGACCGGCGAACGCTCTATCCGCCGGACGCGAGCGAGGTGGAGCGGCTCACCCACTGGCTGACCGCCGACGCCGAGGCCTTCGACCACCTCGACGAGATGCGCTAG